DNA from Brassica napus cultivar Da-Ae chromosome C4, Da-Ae, whole genome shotgun sequence:
aggccatcaccagtcaaAGAGACTAAGTAAATAATaaactggtgaatacatgtctcaagcgtttaaatgattatggtatgtccatagGGGTAAGTGTGGataattctgtgatacatgtccataccaagtacggcttggccgaaatcttttattAAACGCATACAGTTGATTGCTAGACCAttacttatgaggtcaaaactcccagtcacagcttgggccacacaaaatttacatgcatctaagtcaatacgcatcaggccatttagtgagcatagatattccccatcgATTAgataacgggtcaagagccagacatatcccatcgtaagacatttggatgtgccgtctatATACAAATTACTCCACCatagagaactaagatgggacctcaaaggaggatggggatatatgttggatatgattctcccacgattattgagtaccttgagccaaatatgggtgatcaatTTGAGGCCATGTACACCGATTAGGGGGGAGaaagtaataagctggtaaaagagtaaaataaattacatgGAATCATACATCCTTAtattggcaagatcctcagactcaagaatgagatttagaagtccaacAGATTATACAAAAGCTAGCTTAAACAATTGCCAGATTCTGTTACTGACCCGAatagaatgactaagtcatatataccagctgtaaatgcaCCAAATtcgaattgatgttcaagaaggacacaatcaagttgatACTGAGTCTAAGGcacgtttgaaacgtggtagaccaataaagttccaaagataagatcCCTCGGATATTAAAGAAAGGTGCTAATGAATCCGTGGACGAGGGAATCCTAGACATGGTCGATCCTAAGATGGACAAACTTAAAAGCCACGGCCGTGGATGAGGAAACCATAAACATGGTTGTACCTAAGGTGCCTAACAATgaggcttgggacgccaagcttcaGGGTACTGAAGGTCATAATGAAAcctcaataagttatgtcatgtcTGGGGCACAAATGgaacaagagaaagaaaatcgACATTGGTGATATATTTGCATGCAGTGTAGCACTTGAGATTATGAAatgaatgaggatcatgaacccacgtctatacaTGAGTTCACTCAACAAATCAGATTAGATCAAATGGAAAGGGGGCGTGGAGTTAAGTTCAttaagaaaagagaggttttggTCCCATAGTTCGGACACCTCTAGATGTGAAACCGGTTGGACAAAAATGAGTCTTTGTGAAAGAAATGATACATGGCGAGATAGCAAGATATAAGGCACGGCcatatgcacaaagattccacaaagaccaggaatcaattatgaggagacatactcccctgtggtggatgcaacaaACATTTAGATTCCTAACAAGTCTGgccataaaagaagaaaaatagacTTGCGGTTAAAGGATGTAGAAACCGCCTACTtgtatggtccactggataatgagatatatataaaagtccagagggtattgagttGTCAAATGCAACAGGTTCTCGAGAACTAAAGTATACAAGTATATGTTAATGATCtaaaatatcctaggaacctctggagagactTTCAAACGATTAtctaaagaaagagattgaaatgaaaatttgggacaaacaaaattttgtttatgattACAAATTGAACATCTTAaaagatggaatccttgtgcatcaaatgacTTACAGAAAGGTATTCAAACGGTTTTAACATGGACCAAAGCTCACCCATTGAGTTGTCCCATAAGGTCCTTTGGTTCGGACTCAAACCCATTGTAAGTCCCAAGAAGGACATGGTCGTGAGTACCCCTGACTTGGACACGGATCCTTTGGTCCCAAGAAGGACAAGAAATATGTCCTTGGTCCGGTAAAGTCCCTTACCCAAGTGCCATTGGCGCTTTGATGTAATAGGCAAGCCATACTAGGCCGGACATGTGTTCTTGCTGTGAATCTCTTATATATGTTTAGGTCATGTTCGACCATGAGGCACTGGAAATAAAGACATACACGTCCCTTACCTTAAGTACTATTGGCGCCTTGCCTTGATGTATTTGTCATGTCATACACATCCGGACATGAGTATTGATGTAAACCTATTGTCTAGGTTTAGGTCATGTCCGAGCATAAGGGACTGAGACAGGATAAAATACATCCTATGTTACCTACAAGGAACTAAGAATTTGAGATTACATTATACTAACCAAAACCCAAAGAAGggttaatatgttttgattgaTACATGTTATCTTTCGGATCCACAATGATAGATCCCAGGCAAGTTACGTCTTTGCAACACGGTAGCACTACTTTACCTTGGTATTGAGACCATTAGTCATTGGCGTCCATGAAGCTCAACCATCATGTTGGGATGCGCCAACTTGAAGGACATATACGGAGGtacacatcagggggagtaatacgtgttgtactctttttctttcatcatggttttgttccattgggttttcctgataaagttttaacgaggcaacatccaaagcgtattacaaaGTCTGAATGGTTATGATATCCAAggaggagtgttataaaccatatgatggatgtccataaccggcccggtccataaaccGGCCTAATAcctagagaaagagagagagaggcggctgcagcaagaggagagagagaaaggcggCTAGGAGAGACAGTAAACCCTAGTTTCCTTTTACTTGTATTTGTatactttccatatttgtatatttccatttatctctttgTAATTTCCATATATAAGAGCATTTTATGTCATGAATAGTAATAAGAAATTACAAATTCTAAATTTAAGTTTAcaatatattgtaaattttggAAACTTAAAAAGCCCAAGTACGTGAGAGAAGGCCCATGTATAAGACATTAATCGTTAAAAGGCCCATCGCCTCGCAAAATCGATCCCCTTAATTACCTACCACTGAGAGTGTGtagtcctctctctctctctctctccaccaATTTCCCGGCCTCCGCGATTTTGATTAGTAGCGCCGGACCGGAGAAGATAAAACCCTATCTCCGCCGCTCAAAGGGACTTCCACTTCATCCTAACTACTCGCGCGTCGTCGTATTCTCATCCCTTTTCCCTACGATGAACTGTGCAagtaaactttttctttttatccgCCTTCTCAATTTGCCGATTTAGGGTTTCTCTTTTGGTTGATTTGTCGGCGTCactgttgttttttttattccGTACAGTTTCTGGAGAAGTTCCCGAGGTGCCTGTGGTTTCAACGAAGTCAGGTTTGCTCTTCGAGAAGCGATTAATCGAGAGCCATATATCGGTAAATCTTCGAGCTATTGCTTCATGAATCTATAGCTCTCGTAGCAATAATTCAGTTGTAGGATGATTCGAGATTGCTTGATGAATCGGATCTACTAGTAAGAGGCATTACCATAATTTTGAATTAGTCGGGGGCACTTTCATATGATTTTAAGGtgtattgtttaaaaatgaatcaaactTTTGATCCGCCATTGGATGAATCCGTAGATATCAGTAATCGAGCTTCAAGTTTTGTGGATAACATTGTAGTCCTTTTAGATTATCAAACCACATGGTAATGGtttctttatatatgtttgTTCTCCCATATGTAGGATTATGGGAAGTGCCCGGTTACTGGGGAGCCTCTTACCATTGATGACATTGTTCCCATCAAATCTGGGAAGGTAGTATGCTTTCTTCTTTGAGTATTTGATGTGGAGAACTGTTTCAGTTAAGCCGTTTTTGATTTCTTTGACTATTCTGTAGGTCATAAAACCGAAACTATTGCATACTGCTAGTATCCCTGGATTGCTTGGAACGTTCCAGAATGTAAGCTTTTAGatgttttccaattttttaCATTATCTTTGCTTTGTGCTTGTTTCTCTTTATGGGTGTCTCACTATAAAATTCCCCTGTTCCTGTTATTGTTCATGGAGAGTTTGGTTGATGACTGGGAATAGTTTTTTCAGGGTTGGTTGTTAGATTTTTACAAGATTAAAATTAACTGAACTGTTATAACACTGGCCATCTACTCGCTTTTTGACTTCTAATTAAGAGAAATTGTTCATTAGTTAGGTTTTGAATTAGACAATGTAGTTGCGTGAGAGAAGTTTATCTGTTTTGCTTAGGAATGGGACGGTTTGATGCTATCAAATTTTGCTCTGGAGCAACAACTCCATACTGCAAGGCAAGAGCTAAGTCATGCTTTGTATCAGGTAATTTCGGTTTGTGTTTGTATGattaatgattttatttatgtatccTTGTTTTATTTTCCTTGATTTTTCATCTTTTGTTAAGTTTGTTTGATCAAATTATGGAAAAGAAAATTGCCTTCTGTTTGCAGCATGATTCTGCTTGTCGCGTGATTGCTAGActtaaaaaagaaagagatgaagCACGCCAATTACTTGCAGAGGTTGAACGACATATACCTGCTGCCCCAGAAGCTGTGACAGCTAATGCTCCTCTGAGTAATGGTAAACGAGGTATGATTCTACACCTTTTTACCTATAATATGCTGTCTAATTAGTTTTCTATCTTTGTAACATGTTAGTGTACTCTTTTGCTGTAAAATAGCTGCCGATGATGAAGAAACGGGTCCTGATGCGAAGAAGTTGTGCCCTGGCATTTCTGCTGACATCATCACGGAATTGACAGATTGCAATGCTGCTCTCTCCCAGAAGCGCAAAAAGCGACAGGTACTGCATATTTATTACCATCTATCTTTCGTCATACATTTGAAAGTTAGTTGGCAAAACCTGAGACTTGCAATTTTTAAGTGTCGTATTCTTGTTTGTAACAGTCAAATGTAGAAGTGGAAGCTTATGATTCATGTTACTCAATATATCTATTTAGATTCTCGTATGCTTTAGAAACGTAAAGAGAAAATTTTGCTACTTCCTGCCTCTCTTTCCATGTTTTTTCGCCTGTTCCAGCCGATTCGCAAATGTCATGTGTTTTTTTCTTGCATTGGTTCCTGCTGTTTTGATAGTTTTATCATTCTTTTCGCAGATTCCTGAAACATTGGCTTCAGTAGATGCTTTGGGGAGGTTCACTCAGCTATCAAGCCACCCACTTCACAAGACCAACAAACCTGGCATTTGTTCAATGGACATCTTACATTCTAAGGTTTCTCATCACTTTATTCTTATTTTCCTTTGTTTGTGAAAGTCACTGCATAGCATGTGAAAGCTGACAAGCAGACTTGTATTCATAAATATTGGAATACATTACAGCCTTTGAGTCCTAGGTTCGGcaatgtttttttatatgtcCTCATATTAGGTACCAATAGCCCGTGTCTGATAGTTTATTGTATTATGACCTGCGATCCgtattttggtttatatctACTACACTAATTTTGGTGTGCAAAAGCTTACCTCTTAGTATTACTCATTTTCTTAATCGGTAATCAGGATGTCATTGCTACTGGAGGAATTGATGCAACTGCTGTAATATTTGATCGCCCTTCAGGGCAAATCTTGTCGACACTGACTGGTCACTCGAAAAAGGTCTTTAATTTTGCAAAATTCTTTTTTGCTTTTCTTGTTAGCTCTGTGCTTGATATGTATCGATTCTTTTGTAGGTTACAAGTGTAAAATTTGTAGGTGACAGTGATCTTGTTTTGACTGCTTCGGCTGACAAGGTAACTCAAGATACATTTACAGATTTGAAATCcatagtttcaaatatttacGAGTAGTTTTAGTCATTATTTCTGTAGGTTGTAATCCAGCGTTGTTTTTGCGTCTGTTCTGAAAAGTAGTGGATGGCAGATGCATTTGTAGCTATGGAATCTAAATCTGTAGATGCaatctttgaaattttttggttTGCTGCGTAAAAACGTTTCGCTCACTCACACTATAAATCTTTGCCATTTTGTTTGATACTCTGTTTTGCGTAATAGTTATCGTTATATTACTAAATAGTTACTTACCTGCAGACAGTCCGTGTGTGGCGGGACTCTGGGGATGGGCAGTATGCTTGTGGGCATACGCTGAATGATCATTCTGAAGAGGTAATCATGGAGAACTTTTACTGTctgctttattattttattcacacaCGTTTTCATTGACTTACTAGCGATTATGCTTTATCCAGGTGCGTGCTGTAACTGTGCATGCCACAAATAAATACTTTGTGTCGGCGTCTCTTGACAGTACATGGTGCTTCTACGATCTTTCTTCTGGCTTATGCCTTGCAAAGGTACCTAATCTATTTCATCAACTAACCAACTAAACGTGTCTTCCTTTACACATTTGAGTATATGATGTATTACATAAGGTATATGTATGGTGAGTGTACTCCTGGTATGAGTAGTTTGCATATTTCTTGTGTTTATTCAGGTAGCAGATGATTCTGAGAAAGTGGATTACACGGCTGCTGCTTTTCATCCCGATGGTCTCATTCTCGGAACCGGTACTTCTCAATCTGTTGTCAAGATTTGGGATGTTAAAAGTCAGGTAAATAAACTCTGGCCTTTCAGATTGTTTTGCctcttaaaaaaatcatatgtcCACAGGAATtcatttgattttaatttttgtgttgGATAATAGGCAAATGTGGCAAGGTTTGATGGACACACGGGTGAAGTTACCTCTATATCTTTCTCCGAGAATGGTTACTTCCTCGCGGTGAGTTCTTTGAACAAACTCCGAGAAGTGTAAATACAACTATGATTATGTGTACATGAatgcttcttttttcttttgattctgGAAATGTACAGACTGCTGCCGAGGATGGTGTTAAATTGTGGGACCTGCGCAAGTTAAGGAACTTCAGGTCATTCTCATCTGCAGATGCAAACTCTGGTACGCAACTACTGTATCCCGTTCCTGGTCCTAGTCGTTTTGTTGATACAGAAATCTCCATGTAAAAGATAACTGAATGAAAATACTTTTTCTTTGTGCAGTGGAGTTTGATCCTAGCGGTTCTTATCTTGGTATTGCTGCATCAGATATCAGGTGAATGCACATTCTAGAATTTTATTTGTCAGAGGCCAAACTCAgctaaagaaatatttaaaagacTTGCGCAGttcaataattaaataacaatatatttGTAACGGCTGCAGACTATACCAGACGGCGAGTGTGAAAGCTGAATGGAACCTTATCAAGACACTTCCAGACCTTTCTGGCACTGGTAAGGTCCTTTTCAGTAACTTTTTCAGTGGTCACGTGGCAATTATGTTCCTAATTGCAACCAACCCTTAATACATGCAGGTAAAGCTACATGTGTGAAGTTTGGTCCAGATGCACAATACGTTGCAGTT
Protein-coding regions in this window:
- the LOC106451150 gene encoding pre-mRNA-processing factor 19 homolog 2: MNCAISGEVPEVPVVSTKSGLLFEKRLIESHISDYGKCPVTGEPLTIDDIVPIKSGKVIKPKLLHTASIPGLLGTFQNEWDGLMLSNFALEQQLHTARQELSHALYQHDSACRVIARLKKERDEARQLLAEVERHIPAAPEAVTANAPLSNGKRAADDEETGPDAKKLCPGISADIITELTDCNAALSQKRKKRQIPETLASVDALGRFTQLSSHPLHKTNKPGICSMDILHSKDVIATGGIDATAVIFDRPSGQILSTLTGHSKKVTSVKFVGDSDLVLTASADKTVRVWRDSGDGQYACGHTLNDHSEEVRAVTVHATNKYFVSASLDSTWCFYDLSSGLCLAKVADDSEKVDYTAAAFHPDGLILGTGTSQSVVKIWDVKSQANVARFDGHTGEVTSISFSENGYFLATAAEDGVKLWDLRKLRNFRSFSSADANSVEFDPSGSYLGIAASDIRLYQTASVKAEWNLIKTLPDLSGTGKATCVKFGPDAQYVAVGSMDRNLRIFGLPGDEKANADDDSAQDS